A single window of Periophthalmus magnuspinnatus isolate fPerMag1 chromosome 22, fPerMag1.2.pri, whole genome shotgun sequence DNA harbors:
- the LOC117390486 gene encoding mitochondrial basic amino acids transporter isoform X2, whose product MGLTFINAIVFGVQGNAMRKLGRDTPLNQFLAGASAGAIQCVICCPMELAKTRMQMQGTGEKKSKRKLYKNSLDCLVRIYRKEGLRGINRGMVTTLLRETPGFGVYFLTYDVLTRHLGCEPEDSYMIPKLLFAGGMSGIASWISTYPVDVIKSRLQADGVGGVNKYSGIMDCVRQSLQKEGWRVFTRGLTSTLLRAFPVNATTFATVTLFLMYMREGEECPIQDSEPPSVPLQSLQPQSQPSSM is encoded by the coding sequence ATGGGCCTAACCTTCATCAATGCTATAGTGTTTGGGGTGCAGGGGAACGCCATGAGGAAGCTGGGCCGGGACACCCCTCTCAACCAGTTCCTGGCCGGAGCGTCTGCTGGGGCAATTCAGTGTGTCATCTGCTGCCCCATGGAACTCGCCAAGACACGCATGCAGATGCAGGGCACAGGGGAGAAGAAGTCCAAGAGGAAGCTATACAAGAACTCTCTGGACTGTCTAGTGAGAATCTACAGGAAGGAGGGGCTGCGTGGCATTAACCGGGGCATGGTGACCACTCTACTGAGAGAGACTCCTGGTTTTGGGGTCTACTTCCTGACCTACGATGTGCTAACACGGCATTTGGGCTGTGAGCCAGAAGACTCCTACATGATTCCCAAGCTGCTGTTCGCTGGTGGGATGTCCGGAATTGCCTCTTGGATCTCCACCTATCCAGTGGATGTAATTAAGTCCCGCCTCCAAGCAGATGGAGTGGGCGGGGTTAATAAATACAGTGGCATTATGGACTGTGTTCGGCAGAGCCTTCAGAAGGAGGGCTGGAGGGTCTTCACTCGTGGGCTCACGTCCACACTCCTTCGAGCCTTCCCTGTTAATGCCACGACCTTTGCTACAGTGACTCTGTTCCTCATGTacatgagggagggagaggagtgcCCCATCCAAGACTCGGAGCCCCCTAGTGTCCCACTGCAGTCACTGCAGCCTCAGTCCCAGCCCAGCAGTATGTAA